From one Pseudobdellovibrionaceae bacterium genomic stretch:
- a CDS encoding AAC(3) family N-acetyltransferase, with protein sequence MSEKNTVEKSQTPLTQESLGESWRELGLSVGSKIIVHSSLSSLGWVCGGPVAVIRSLMDVVTADGLIVMPAHSSENSEPSYWQNPAVPKEWWPIIRDHQPAFNPLWTPTRGMGAIAELFRTLLGVSRSHHPTTSFCAWGKHSEEVTDQQPMSHPMGEFSPLATLYDLDAQVLLVGVGWQSNTSLHLAEERSGMYGEINQASAVDDQGERRWVGYTELDSDVELFDKIGEAFAAKPGAVMKKQIGQAQCLLMSQRRLVDFAVEWMKAK encoded by the coding sequence ATGAGTGAGAAAAACACAGTTGAAAAAAGCCAAACACCACTCACCCAGGAAAGTTTGGGCGAGTCGTGGCGGGAGCTGGGGCTTTCTGTTGGCAGCAAAATTATTGTTCATTCTTCATTGAGTTCATTGGGATGGGTGTGCGGGGGACCTGTTGCGGTGATCAGATCCTTGATGGATGTGGTGACAGCAGATGGACTGATCGTCATGCCAGCTCATAGCTCAGAAAACTCAGAACCCTCTTATTGGCAAAATCCAGCAGTTCCCAAAGAATGGTGGCCGATCATTAGAGATCACCAACCGGCCTTTAACCCACTGTGGACCCCCACTCGTGGAATGGGAGCCATTGCCGAGTTGTTTCGCACATTACTTGGAGTCAGTCGCAGTCACCACCCGACCACCTCTTTTTGCGCTTGGGGAAAACACTCAGAGGAAGTGACAGATCAACAGCCAATGAGTCACCCCATGGGAGAGTTTTCTCCTCTGGCCACCTTGTATGATTTAGACGCCCAGGTTCTTCTTGTTGGCGTCGGTTGGCAATCAAACACCAGCCTTCACCTCGCAGAGGAAAGGTCGGGGATGTACGGCGAAATCAATCAGGCCTCAGCTGTTGACGATCAAGGCGAACGGCGATGGGTGGGCTACACTGAACTGGACTCGGACGTGGAGTTATTCGACAAAATTGGTGAAGCATTTGCGGCCAAGCCGGGCGCTGTCATGAAAAAACAAATTGGCCAGGCCCAGTGTCTGCTCATGAGCCAACGACGATTAGTTGATTTTGCGGTGGAGTGGATGAAGGCCAAGTAA
- a CDS encoding O-acetyl-ADP-ribose deacetylase: MIEVQIGDITTFDTDAIVNAANTTLLGGGGVDGAIHRKAGPQLLEECRAVGGCPTGEARITKAYQLPCKWVIHTVGPVWSGGQRGEPEKLADCYRNSLLLAAENDVTSIAFPSISTGAYRFPKDLAAQIATREVQSFLKAHSGSVNKVVFVCFDQESFDLYQSLCF, translated from the coding sequence ATGATTGAAGTTCAAATTGGAGACATTACCACTTTTGACACTGACGCCATCGTCAACGCGGCCAACACCACATTGCTCGGCGGCGGAGGAGTGGACGGAGCCATTCATCGTAAGGCCGGCCCTCAGCTTTTGGAAGAGTGTCGGGCTGTTGGTGGCTGCCCAACGGGAGAGGCCAGAATCACCAAAGCCTATCAACTCCCCTGCAAATGGGTTATTCACACTGTCGGTCCGGTTTGGAGTGGCGGTCAACGGGGCGAGCCCGAAAAACTAGCCGACTGCTACCGCAACAGCCTTCTGCTGGCGGCAGAAAATGATGTCACCAGTATTGCCTTTCCCAGTATCAGCACTGGGGCCTATCGATTCCCCAAAGATCTGGCAGCACAGATCGCCACCAGAGAAGTACAAAGCTTCCTTAAAGCCCATTCTGGGTCTGTGAACAAAGTGGTCTTCGTCTGTTTTGATCAAGAGTCCTTTGATCTCTATCAGAGCCTGTGTTTCTAA
- a CDS encoding class I SAM-dependent RNA methyltransferase, with amino-acid sequence MDAMGEFKARVRDLTPKGLGVIDHPDGRVVFVPGVWPGDTGLFRVTKMEKRYGFGDLIELIEPSPERRTPPCPHQGFSAGDCGGCPWMIATYEGQLAAKQKLVKQSLDRALQGFDPSVITSIQGSPQELGFRNRAQVKTDGQQIGFVSSGKKTLAPIKDCLILTDKNRQTLKELLARLPNSEWKPPKHFLWSFLEFDEDIGADEVQANQRRSFRQGNQEQNEYMQNWLREVMSPQPKQEPVLELFCGSGNFTEILSQLGFTSVLAIDSSAPAVSELENRHLEGVKTGCADLREGSSLKGLLKDWGQIPKALLLDPPRGGYPQIKELSDTLKDLEQIIYISCDVHAFAQDAKGLQNLGWQLTQVQPLDQFPHTPHIEILSLFSRQPGAKND; translated from the coding sequence ATGGATGCAATGGGTGAATTTAAAGCCAGGGTTCGCGACTTGACACCAAAGGGACTCGGAGTCATCGACCACCCCGATGGCCGGGTTGTTTTCGTACCCGGAGTGTGGCCTGGTGATACAGGCCTGTTTCGCGTGACGAAAATGGAAAAGCGCTATGGATTTGGCGATTTGATCGAGTTGATCGAGCCAAGCCCTGAGCGACGGACACCCCCCTGCCCCCACCAGGGTTTTTCGGCAGGAGATTGCGGTGGCTGCCCGTGGATGATCGCCACCTATGAAGGTCAGCTGGCAGCAAAACAAAAATTGGTGAAGCAGTCTCTGGATCGAGCTCTGCAGGGCTTTGACCCGTCCGTGATTACGTCCATTCAGGGCTCTCCTCAAGAACTGGGATTTCGCAATCGGGCCCAAGTTAAAACCGATGGCCAGCAGATCGGCTTTGTTTCATCAGGCAAGAAGACTCTGGCTCCCATTAAAGACTGCCTGATTTTGACCGACAAAAACCGGCAGACCCTCAAAGAACTGCTAGCCCGCTTACCAAATTCTGAGTGGAAACCGCCCAAGCATTTTCTGTGGAGCTTCTTGGAGTTTGATGAGGACATTGGCGCGGATGAAGTCCAGGCCAATCAGCGCCGCTCTTTTCGCCAAGGCAATCAGGAGCAGAATGAATATATGCAGAACTGGTTGCGTGAAGTGATGAGTCCCCAGCCCAAGCAAGAGCCCGTTCTTGAACTCTTTTGTGGTTCGGGGAATTTCACCGAGATTCTCTCTCAACTCGGTTTCACAAGTGTTCTTGCTATCGACTCCAGCGCGCCCGCCGTTAGTGAATTGGAAAATCGACACCTTGAGGGTGTAAAGACTGGATGTGCGGATTTACGGGAAGGCAGCTCCTTAAAAGGGCTTCTCAAGGACTGGGGACAAATCCCAAAAGCACTTCTTCTCGACCCTCCTCGCGGTGGATATCCTCAGATCAAAGAGCTGAGTGATACCCTAAAGGACTTGGAGCAAATCATTTACATCTCCTGTGACGTTCACGCCTTTGCCCAAGACGCCAAAGGCCTACAAAACCTCGGCTGGCAATTGACCCAGGTGCAACCTCTTGACCAGTTTCCCCACACCCCCCATATTGAAATCCTCAGTCTATTCTCCCGCCAACCAGGTGCCAAAAATGATTGA
- a CDS encoding RsmB/NOP family class I SAM-dependent RNA methyltransferase, with amino-acid sequence MQFNDYYQQVYGDRWPGLLKSLEQKEAQVLFAPFAQETGDVEWLPGCWWMTAERANWPTERDDDGLLRYYVLDPASVLVARALMVNPGDQILDMCAAPGGKTLVLVQTLGQEGLLEANELSPARRARLTKVIQQYVPKTLRQRVFVKGKDALRFGLMAKESYDRILLDAPCSGERHLLANTKEINQWKPKRVSSLAKKQYSLLASGIEALKPGGRLVYSTCALSPEENDQVIARALKKKPLVSSVETPQPSPFAERTEYGWIHLPDKCQFGPLYFAVMEKKTEL; translated from the coding sequence ATGCAATTTAATGACTACTACCAGCAGGTCTACGGGGATCGGTGGCCCGGATTATTGAAATCACTGGAACAAAAGGAGGCTCAGGTGCTATTTGCCCCTTTTGCTCAGGAAACCGGGGATGTGGAATGGTTGCCCGGATGTTGGTGGATGACGGCAGAGCGGGCAAATTGGCCGACAGAGAGAGATGATGACGGGCTTCTCAGGTACTACGTCCTTGATCCGGCCTCGGTTCTCGTCGCCCGAGCACTCATGGTGAATCCCGGTGATCAGATATTGGATATGTGCGCCGCACCTGGTGGGAAGACCCTGGTATTGGTCCAGACACTGGGTCAGGAGGGCTTGCTTGAGGCCAACGAACTGTCTCCGGCGAGGCGAGCCAGGTTGACCAAAGTGATTCAACAATATGTACCTAAGACCCTTCGCCAAAGAGTATTCGTCAAAGGCAAAGACGCCCTCCGTTTTGGCCTCATGGCCAAAGAATCCTATGACCGAATCCTGCTGGACGCTCCTTGCTCAGGAGAGAGACATCTATTGGCCAACACCAAAGAGATAAATCAGTGGAAGCCAAAGAGGGTTTCGTCATTGGCAAAGAAACAATACAGTCTCTTGGCTTCGGGGATTGAGGCGCTGAAGCCTGGTGGCCGATTGGTTTATTCCACTTGTGCTCTCAGTCCTGAGGAAAACGATCAGGTCATTGCCCGGGCATTGAAGAAAAAACCGCTTGTCTCCTCAGTGGAAACCCCTCAACCAAGCCCATTCGCAGAACGGACGGAGTATGGTTGGATACACTTGCCCGATAAGTGTCAGTTTGGGCCTCTGTACTTTGCGGTTATGGAAAAGAAAACTGAGCTGTAA
- a CDS encoding class I SAM-dependent RNA methyltransferase codes for MSEFDCSIAERCSGCPWHAIPYADQGQKKANELLELLKQQEIHPLIEPKMISPGPQGLRDRVDLVIMQQDGRATIGLYRPGKKTVADMNSCPQMSPALQDWFQTFRQNLPAITKGSVRLRVAPDGTRGVWLDFANIDVKILLDEGGWLRSLMELAIVEVGQRKKRLVEVDGRLKLQDPEFFPWFETLHPQGSPIPLYSSIATFTQPGFEANRALVGEVLSAVGQLEGRRWLELFCGIGNFTLPLAASGLEVTAFEVDRLALNGLEKSQGSIGGDLDLHIIAGNAYRIAGLPPLHDYDGILVDPPRSGLKNVLQHLQNHLQPARPAYLVYVSCYTPALVQDLKVLVDLGYSITAISGVDQFPQTPHCEWVVTLRRSDLIC; via the coding sequence ATGTCCGAGTTTGATTGCTCAATTGCTGAACGCTGCTCTGGCTGCCCCTGGCACGCAATTCCCTATGCCGACCAGGGGCAAAAGAAAGCCAATGAGCTGCTGGAACTACTAAAACAACAAGAAATCCACCCTTTAATTGAACCAAAGATGATTTCACCTGGCCCGCAAGGCCTGCGAGATCGGGTGGACCTGGTTATCATGCAACAAGACGGGCGAGCGACGATTGGTCTGTATCGACCAGGCAAAAAGACTGTGGCGGACATGAATTCCTGCCCCCAGATGTCGCCGGCTCTGCAAGACTGGTTTCAGACATTTCGTCAAAACTTGCCAGCCATTACCAAAGGCTCCGTCCGGCTAAGGGTGGCACCCGACGGCACTCGCGGCGTGTGGCTCGATTTTGCCAATATCGATGTCAAAATACTCCTCGATGAAGGCGGGTGGCTTAGGTCCTTGATGGAATTGGCCATCGTTGAAGTGGGGCAGCGAAAGAAACGCCTCGTAGAAGTGGATGGTCGCCTAAAGCTGCAGGACCCAGAGTTTTTTCCCTGGTTTGAAACCCTTCATCCTCAAGGGTCGCCCATTCCTCTTTATTCAAGTATTGCCACTTTCACGCAGCCCGGGTTTGAGGCTAATCGAGCCTTGGTTGGCGAAGTACTAAGTGCAGTTGGCCAACTGGAGGGCCGCCGCTGGTTGGAGCTTTTTTGTGGCATCGGCAATTTCACCCTCCCCCTGGCAGCATCTGGTCTTGAGGTGACCGCCTTTGAGGTTGATCGTCTCGCTCTCAACGGACTGGAAAAATCTCAAGGCTCTATTGGGGGTGACCTGGATTTGCATATCATTGCCGGCAATGCCTATCGTATCGCTGGATTACCTCCACTGCACGACTACGACGGCATCTTGGTTGATCCACCCCGCTCGGGCCTAAAAAACGTCCTTCAACACCTCCAGAATCATCTCCAACCGGCTCGCCCCGCCTACCTGGTCTACGTTTCCTGCTACACTCCAGCCCTGGTTCAGGATTTGAAAGTTCTCGTCGATCTGGGCTATTCGATCACGGCCATTTCGGGGGTTGATCAGTTCCCTCAAACTCCCCATTGTGAGTGGGTGGTCACACTCCGCCGCTCAGATCTCATCTGTTAG